Proteins from one Mus pahari chromosome 18, PAHARI_EIJ_v1.1, whole genome shotgun sequence genomic window:
- the Trim31 gene encoding E3 ubiquitin-protein ligase TRIM31, translating to MARLASQLQEEVTCPICMDILQDPVTIDCGHNFCLQCISQVGKSSENIQCPLCKLSVSKSTFRPNKLLASLAEKIRTMDPSDIQAEKEDSRCQRHKEKLHYFCEQDEAFLCVVCRDSKDHKTHNVTLIDEAAQNYKVQIESQAQDLGQKDKKIIEEKKRGEGAIWAFRAQVDLEKLKILEEFKLLRQRLDEEESFLLSRLDWLEQQGAKQLKQYVTVTEKQLNSLRKLTKSLKIRLQSPSIELLKDIKDALSRGKEFEFLNPNPVPEDLEKKRSEAKSRHETIIKTLTELKDNMNAEGKRDKSAFVNSLNKEERESWSLLQKNNSVLSTSVPVTLDKSSADPDLTFSQDLKKVTLYIVAGKASNRQAKPRPFYPFHCVRGSPGLSSGRQVWEAEIQGPSGGACIVGVATELARGSQIQNVNEQSYIWALRISPSGCQPFTNCKAQESLQVCLKKVGVYVNYDCGEVVFYDAITRKHIYTFQTSFDGKVFPLFGLQVACSHITLSP from the exons ATGGCACGCCTGGCCTCCCAACTGCAGGAGGAGGTGACCTGCCCCATCTGCATGGACATTCTACAAGATCCTGTCACCATTGACTGTGGGCACAACTTCTGCCTGCAGTGTATCAGTCAGGTTGGAAAATCGTCGGAAAATATCCAGTGTCCTCTCTGCAAACTCTCTGTGAGTAAGAGCACGTTCAGGCCCAACAAGCTGCTGGCTAGTCTCGCAGAGAAGATCCGGACTATGGATCCTTCTGACATCCAAGCAGAAAAGGAAGACTCAAGATGTCAGAGGCACAAGGAAAAGCTACATTACTTCTGCGAGCAGGATGAGGCGTTCCTCTGTGTGGTGTGTCGTGACTCCAAGGACCACAAGACCCACAATGTCACCTTGATAGATGAGGCTGCCCAGAACTACAAG GTGCAGATTGAGTCACAGGCCCAGGATTTGGGGCAAAAGGACaagaaaataattgaagagaAAAAACGAGGTGAAGGGGCAATCTGGGCGTTCAGG GCCCAAGTGGATCTAGAGAAACTAAAGATCCTTGAGGAATTCAAGCTCCTGCGCCAGAGACTAGATGAGGAAGAGAGTTTCCTCCTGTCCAGGCTGGACTGGCTAGAGCAGCAGGGAGCCAAGCAGTTGAAACAATATGTCACTGTGACAGAGAAGCAGCTGAACTCACTAAGGAAGCTCACTAAATCCTTGAAAATAAGGCTGCAATCACCATCCATAGAGCTACTAAAG gacATTAAAGACGCCTTGAGCAG GGGTAAGGAATTTGAGTTTCTCAACCCAAACCCAGTTCCTGAGGACCTGGAGAAAAAACGCAGTGAAGCAAAATCAAGGCATGAGACCATCATAAAAACCCTGACAGAACTCAAAG ACAACATGAATGCCGAAGGGAAGAGAGATAAAAGCGCATTTGTGAACAGCCTgaataaagaggaaagggagagct GGAGCCTGCTCCAGAAGAATAACTCAGTGTTGTCCACCTCAG TCCCTGTGACCCTGGACAAGTCCTCAGCTGACCCAGACCTCACCTTTTCTCAGGATCTAAAGAAAGTGACCTTGTATATTGTAGCTGGAAAAGCTTCCAATAGGCAGGCAAAACCTCGACCATTCTACCCTTTCCACTGTGTGAGGGGTTCCCCAGGCCTTTCCTCAGGCCGTCAGGTGTGGGAGGCAGAAATCCAGGGGCCCTCGGGTGGGGCATGCATTGTGGGCGTGGCTACAGAGTTGGCGCGAGGGTCCCAGATACAAAACGTGAATGAACAGAGCTACATATGGGCACTGCGGATCTCGCCCTCTGGATGCCAGCCATTCACCAATTGTAAAGCCCAGGAGTCCCTCCAGGTCTGTCTTAAAAAAGTGGGTGTCTATGTGAATTATGACTGTGGAGAGGTCGTCTTCTATGATGCTATCACTAGAAAACACATCTATACTTTCCAAACTTCCTTTGATGGGAAGGTCTTCCCCCTTTTCGGGCTCCAAGTTGCCTGCAGCCATATCACCCTGAGCCCTTAG